A window of the Spirochaetae bacterium HGW-Spirochaetae-1 genome harbors these coding sequences:
- a CDS encoding AMMECR1 domain-containing protein yields the protein MEDLNREQQIALLGFARKTIADQLGVECEIASGDFSHPVFLEKCGAFVTLHIGGNLRGCIGYIIGMKTIPETIQEMALSAAFRDPRFRPLSKGEYSGIDIEISVLSPIEEVRDVKNITVGRDGIIISRGPHQGLLLPQVATEQGWELPQFLEHTCYKAGLPGNAWKDPATKIEKFSAQVFGEKELGLI from the coding sequence ATGGAGGACTTGAATCGTGAACAGCAGATCGCCTTACTGGGGTTCGCACGGAAGACCATAGCGGACCAGCTGGGCGTTGAATGCGAAATAGCATCGGGCGACTTTTCCCACCCTGTTTTCCTGGAAAAGTGCGGTGCCTTTGTTACGCTTCATATCGGGGGAAATCTCCGGGGATGCATCGGGTATATAATCGGCATGAAAACCATACCGGAGACTATACAGGAGATGGCCCTGTCGGCGGCATTCAGGGACCCGCGGTTTCGTCCCCTGTCTAAAGGCGAATATTCCGGCATTGATATTGAAATATCGGTCCTTTCCCCTATTGAGGAGGTACGTGACGTTAAGAATATCACGGTGGGACGCGACGGCATCATTATTTCCCGCGGACCTCACCAGGGACTTCTTCTTCCACAGGTCGCCACGGAGCAGGGATGGGAACTGCCGCAGTTCCTGGAGCATACCTGCTACAAGGCCGGGCTTCCCGGGAACGCCTGGAAGGATCCAGCCACGAAAATTGAAAAGTTTTCCGCGCAGGTCTTCGGCGAAAAGGAACTTGGCCTGATATAG
- the amrB gene encoding AmmeMemoRadiSam system protein B: MSCFQILGKIVVVPYIESSICPACRYLSPEGGRIMWHRKPVVAGAFYPAEKSELQHVITRYLDDADASQVQGEVVAVISPHAGYIYSGPVAAYSYRLLKELKPEVVIVLAPSHRGRFNGASVIPGGEYETPLGNVKIDETIGRKLVEKPHFSFLKEAHQMEHSLEVQVPFLQSVIDSFTLVPVVIGTIDLDVCRELAGGIAEAIDGDARKIAIVISTDLSHYHSYESAKSLDAIFMDGLRTFSEQKIKEALKHGAEACGEGPVLTGVMLSKKLGAGRVEILKYATSGDTAGDKNQVVGYLSAAIMR; encoded by the coding sequence ATGTCATGCTTTCAAATTCTTGGAAAGATCGTTGTAGTGCCGTATATTGAAAGTAGTATATGCCCTGCGTGCAGGTATCTTTCACCGGAAGGAGGTCGGATCATGTGGCACAGAAAACCCGTTGTGGCAGGGGCGTTCTATCCTGCGGAAAAATCGGAACTGCAGCACGTGATTACACGGTATCTCGACGATGCCGATGCGTCGCAGGTTCAGGGTGAAGTGGTGGCGGTCATATCCCCCCATGCCGGATATATTTATTCAGGGCCGGTGGCGGCCTATTCGTACCGGCTTTTAAAAGAGCTGAAACCCGAGGTTGTCATAGTGCTGGCTCCCTCACACCGGGGCCGTTTCAACGGTGCCTCGGTTATCCCCGGGGGAGAATATGAGACTCCTCTTGGAAATGTAAAAATCGACGAGACCATAGGCCGCAAACTCGTGGAAAAGCCTCATTTTTCGTTCCTCAAGGAGGCCCATCAGATGGAGCATTCCCTTGAGGTGCAGGTTCCCTTCCTCCAGAGCGTTATTGACAGTTTTACCCTGGTACCGGTGGTTATCGGGACCATCGATCTGGACGTGTGCCGGGAACTGGCCGGGGGAATTGCCGAAGCCATTGACGGGGATGCACGGAAAATTGCCATCGTAATTTCAACGGACCTGTCCCATTACCACTCCTATGAATCGGCGAAGAGCCTGGATGCGATTTTTATGGACGGTCTTCGGACCTTCAGTGAGCAGAAGATAAAGGAGGCCCTGAAGCATGGGGCCGAGGCATGTGGTGAGGGGCCGGTGCTGACCGGTGTGATGCTCAGTAAAAAATTGGGCGCCGGCAGGGTTGAGATTTTGAAATATGCCACATCGGGCGATACGGCCGGGGACAAAAACCAGGTGGTGGGATATCTTTCCGCCGCCATCATGCGGTAG
- a CDS encoding lipoprotein-releasing system ATP-binding protein LolD, whose amino-acid sequence MIEAENVEKIYGYGHSALKVLKGVSFSINRGEVVSIVGPSGAGKSTLLNLVGCIDGFQNGTLKILDRYVSHLSVDELSSFRGRHIGFIFQLHNLLPEFTAVENLMMPLLIRREKKKLAREKAMYFLERFNLSDRAHHKPPELSGGECQRVAVARAIIGEPEIILADEPTGSLDSANSQNLTDILLDLGRERNTTIVIVTHDMSIASRTERTISIIDGKIMNPVEHPVPEP is encoded by the coding sequence ATAATAGAAGCGGAGAATGTAGAGAAGATCTACGGATACGGTCACAGCGCCCTGAAGGTGCTCAAGGGCGTATCCTTCTCCATTAATCGCGGTGAAGTGGTATCCATCGTGGGTCCGTCGGGCGCGGGAAAATCAACGCTGTTGAACCTGGTGGGATGTATTGACGGCTTCCAGAACGGTACACTGAAAATACTCGACAGATATGTGTCTCATCTCAGCGTGGATGAGCTTTCCAGCTTTCGGGGAAGACACATAGGTTTCATATTCCAGCTCCACAATCTCCTGCCGGAATTCACCGCCGTGGAAAACCTTATGATGCCCCTACTCATCCGGCGCGAAAAAAAGAAACTGGCTCGTGAGAAGGCCATGTATTTTCTGGAGAGGTTCAATCTCTCGGATCGCGCCCACCATAAACCGCCGGAATTGTCGGGAGGCGAGTGCCAGCGCGTGGCCGTTGCCCGGGCGATCATCGGTGAACCGGAAATTATCCTGGCCGACGAACCCACGGGGAGCCTGGACAGTGCCAATTCCCAGAACCTGACGGATATCCTTCTGGACCTGGGAAGGGAGCGGAACACCACTATCGTCATCGTGACCCACGATATGAGCATAGCCTCGCGGACGGAGCGGACTATCTCAATCATAGACGGAAAGATTATGAATCCCGTGGAGCACCCCGTCCCGGAACCGTGA